The Myxococcales bacterium DNA window GCTCGGTGATCGCGGTGCCGGCGGCGCCGCCGAGCGTGGTCGGCGTCGTCATCTGGCCGGGGACCGGCGTCAGCGGGCTGATCAACGGCGACGGCGTCAGCCGCGACACCATCGGGATCGGATCGTTGGTGGGCACCAGCGGCGTCGCCAGGAACTGGCCGATGCCGCCGTGGGCCTCGACGTAGCCGACCGGATCGGCCATCGCCTTGGACATCTCGTCCATCGTCGGGAACCGCATCTCGGGACGCTTCTCGAGCGCCTTCAAGATCACCTGCTCGACGTGCGGCGGGATGATGCCGCGGATCGTCGACGGCGGCGGCGGCGCTGCGGTCAGGTGCTGGACCAGCACCTCGCCGTAGCCCTCGCCGAAGAACGGCACCCGGCCGGTGATCATCTCGTACAGCACGACGCCGAGCGCGTAGATGTCCGAGCGGTGGTCGACGTTGCCGCGGCCCTCGCACTGCTCCGGCGACATGTACGCCGGCGTGCCCATCACGAGCCCGGTGCGGGTCCGGCGCGAGCCCGGCTGATCGCCGGTGAGCTTGGCGATGCCGAAGTCGAGCAGCTTGACGAAGTCGTGCTCGCGCCCGCGCTGGATCAGGATGATGTTGTCGGGCTTGAGGTCGCGATGGACGATGTTGTTCTTGTGCGACGCCGCGAGCGCGTCGGACACCTGCAGCGCGATGCCGAGCGCGCGCTCGGGCGCCAGCGGCGCCTCGCGCTGGAGCAGCTGCCCGAGGGTCAACCCCGGCAGGAACTCCATGATGAAGTAGACGAGCCCCTCGCCGGTGGGCCCGGTCTGGAGCACGCCGTAGTCGATCACGTCGACGATGTTCGGGTGACCGATGTCGTTGACCGCCTTGGCTTCGTTGAAGAAGCGGGTCACGACGTCGGTGTTGGACGCGAACTCGGCGTGGAGGACCTTGAGCGCGACCTTCTTCCCGATGTGGGGGTGCTCGGCCAGATAGACCGAGCCCATGCCGCCCTCACCGAGCTTCTGTCGAACCTGATAGTTGCCGATCGTAAGGCCGATGATCGGGTCGGGCGGTGGTGGCCCCCCGGGGTAGTTCGGATCCATGGGTCCTCCCGCAGTCACGAGTGTAACGCATCCGGCCGCAGGACGGCGCGTCATGTCGGTGGCAAACAGTGGTGCGGCTGGTTCGACGCCCCAGCGGTCAGCGGGCTTGGGCGGCGTACTGCCGGATTTTCGCGTCGTCCAACCGAGCATGGTACATCTGGTTGGATGCGCGCGACCATGTTCGTGACGTCGGTCCTGGCGGTCGGGATCATTTTTGGCGCGCCTGGCCTCCGTCCGGCGCCCGCGAATGCTGACAAGCTCTCGGAATTACCCGAGATCAAGTCCAGATCGGCGGTGGTGCTCGACGCGGATACCGGCGCCGAGATCCTCGCAAAAGACGCGGATTCAGTGCGGGCGATCGCCTCGACCACCAAGATCTTCGTGGCCATGGCGGTCCGCAAGCACCAGCTCGCGCTCGACGGTTGGACCGAGATCACCCAGGACGACGCCCGCGCCGCGAAGGGCGGGTCGCGCACCCGGCTCGACGTCGGCCAGTCGTTTCGCAACCACGACCTGCTCCGGGCGATGCTGATCTCGTCCGACAACCGCGCACCGACCGCCCTGGGCCGGGCCGCGGGGATGACCCGCGCGCAGCTCATCGCCGAGATGAACAAGCTCGCCAAGGACCTGGGCCTCAAGAAGACCAAGTTCACCGACTCGTCGGGCCTGCGCGGCAACGTCTCGACCGCCCGCGAGATGGCGCTGGCGCTGCGCGCCGCCCACCGCGACCCGGTCCTGGCCGAGATCATGGGCACGACCTTCTACGTCGTGAAGTCGCGCTCGGGCATGAACAAGATCCCCTACGGCTCGACCAACCAGCCGATGGTCGCCGGCACCTACAAGGTCACCGGCGGCAAGACCGGGTTCACGCGGGCGGCGGGCTACTGCTACATCACCGCCGCCGAGATCGGCGGCCACCGCTACCTGATCTCGTTCCTCGGGGCCGACGCCAAGCCCACCCGCTTCGCCGACTTCGGCCGGGTGGCGGCCTGGCTCGACGCCGGGGCCCCCGGCGCGAAGGTCAAGCCCGGGTCGTCGCAGGCGCGCGCGAAGGCCTCCGGGGCCCGCCGCCGGGTCACCGGCACCGTCAAGCGCTGACGCGCCGGTCGCTGGCCCAGCCAGTGCAATACCGCGTCGGCGTGACAACCGCCCGGGCCTTCAGAATCACAACACGTCGTCGCGACAACAGCGACTTCGCACCTCTGGCCGAGATCGCGGTCGACCTGGCCGCGAACCTCACCGCGATCGACCGCTACGAGCGGCTCGTCGACGCCCTCCAGCGGTTCTTGCCTTGCGACGCAGTCACGCTGCTGCGCCTGGACGGCCACGCGCTGACGCCCGTCGCTGCGCGGGGCCTCGCGCCCGAGGCGATGGCGCGGCGCTACGCCCTCGCCGAACACCCACGACTCGCGCAGATCCTGCGGGCGCCGGGGCCGATCCGGTTCGAGGACAGCCACCTGCCCGATCCCTTCGACGGCTTGTTGCTTGCGGATCCCGAGGGCTTGAGCCGGGTCCACGCCTGCATGGGCAGCCCGCTCACGGTGGCTGGCGAGCTCATCGGGGTGCTCACGGTCGACGCCCTCGCGCCCAGCGCGTTCGACGACCTCACCGACGAGCAGGTCGCGACCGCCGCGGCGCTGACCGCCGCGTGCATGCGCACCAGCCAGCTCATCGACGCGCTCGAGCAGGTCGCGTCGCGCTCGACCCGCGTCGCCGCCGATCTGCTGGCCGAGGCCCGGGCCCGCAGCCGCGACGATCTGGTCGGCGCTTCGCCGGCGATGCGCGCGCTCCGCGACGACGTCGCGATGTCGGCCCGCACCGATCTGGCCGTGCTCATCAGCGGCGAGACCGGCGTCGGCAAGGAGGTCGTGGCCCGGGCGATCCACGCCGCCGGCGGACGCCGCGACCGTCCGCTGATCTACGTCAACTGCGCGGCGCTGCCCGAGTCGATCGCCGAGAGCGAGCTGTTCGGGCACGTCCGCGGCGCGTTCACCGGCGCGATCGAGACCCGGGCCGGCAAGTTCGAGGTGGCCGACGGCGGCACGCTGTTCCTCGACGAGATCGGCGAGCTGCCGCTGGCGCTCCAGGCCAAGCTGCTGCGGGCGGTCCAGTCGGGCGAGATCCAGCGGGTCGGAGCCGACCACCCGATCCACGTCGACGTCCGGTTGATGGCCGCGACCAACCGCGACCTGCCGACCGAGGTCGCCGCGGGCCGGTTCCGCAGCGACCTGTTCCACCGCCTGAGCGTGTTGCCGATCGCGGTCCCGCCGCTGCGCGACCGCGCCGACGACGTGGCGATCCTCGCCGGGTTCTTCCTCGACGAGTCCCGCCGCCGGCTCGGCCTCGGGCCGATCCAGCTCACCGGCGCGGCGCGCCAGGCCATGAGCGGCTACGACTGGCCCGGCAACGTGCGCGAGCTCGAGCACACGCTGGTGCGCGCGGCGCTGCGCGCGGCCGGCCGCGGGCGTGGGCAGCCGGTGACGATCGACGCCGAGCACCTCGATCTGCCTCGCCGGACGTCGTCGCCAGCGCCGCTCGACGCCGTCGGGCCGCTGCCGCTGCCGCTGGCCGACGCGGTCGACGAGTTCAAGCGGCGCCAGATCAAGCGGGCGGTCGAGGCCTCCGGGGGCAACTGGGCGGCGGCCGCGCGCATGCTCGGCCTCGATCGCGGCAACCTGCACCGCACCGCCGAGCGCCTCGGCCTGCACGCCTGATCCGCGCTGGCGTCGCGCCTGGCGCGGAGCTGCACCGCACCGCCGAGCGGGCTGTACGCATGATCCGCGCAGCTATTGCGCCTGGCGCGGGGCTGCACCGCACCGCCGAGCGCCGCGGCCTGCACGCCTGATCCGCGCAGGCGTTGCGCCTCGCGCAGGCCCGTCGCCGCATCTTGCGCGGTTTGGATCGGCATCGACCTTGCTCAAGCAGCGAGCGCGATGTCCACGAGCAAGCTCCTCACCCTCCTGGCCGCCGCCGTCCTCGCGACGGCGTGCGGCTCCAAGTCCGATCCTCCCCCCGGCCCGGCGCCCGCGCCCAAGCCGGCGCCCGCGCCCAAGCCAGCCGGCGACGCCACCGCGAAGGCGACCGAGCTCTTCGCGACCCGGTGCACGCCGTGCCACGGCGCGCTCGGCAAGGGCGACGGCGTCGCGTCGAAGACCTTGACGCCGCCGCCGCGCAACTTCACCGACGCCGAGTGGCAGGCCTCGGTCACCGACGATCACATCGAGAAGATCATCAAGTACGGCGGCGCGGCGGTCGGCAAGTCGCCAGCGATGCCGGCCAACCCCGATCTCAGCGACCCGGCGGTCGTGGCGGCGCTGCGCGCCCACATCCGCGAGCTCAGCGGCAAGTAACCGTCGCCGGCCGCGCCGGCATCACCGGGCCTCGAGCCCGCACCAAGGAGGGCAGCATGCGTCTGCCATTGTCTGGTCTCGGCTGGCTCACCGCCGGCATCCTCGTCGCGGCCTGCGGCGGCACCAAACCCAGCGCACCGACCGGAGGGGGCGCCGCCGGCGGCGGCATCACCGATCTCATGAAGGCCCGCGGCCTGTCCGAAGCGGACGTCGCGGCCGCGCTCAAGACCTACACCCCGACCGGCAAGCTCGACGAGTACCTGACGTTCGCGTCGGGCGGTCACTCGGGCCAGGTCATCGTCATCGGCGTCCCGTCGATGCGCATCCTCAAGTACATCGCGGTGTTCACGCCCGAGCCGTGGCAGGGCTACGGCTTCGACGATCAGACCAAGGCCATCCTCGACCAGGGCAAGCGCTTCGGCAAGGACGTGACCTGGGCCGACACCCACCACCCGGCCCTGTCCGAGTCCGGCGGCGACTACGACGGCAAGTACCTGTTCATCGGCGACAAGGCCAACGCCCGCATCGCGCTGATCGACCTCGCCGACTTCACGACCAAGCAGATCGTGACCACCGAGCTGATGGTGTCCGATCACGGCGCCTCGTTCGTCACCCCCGACACCGACTACGTCATCGAGACCGCGCAGTACGCGGCCCCGCTCGGCGGCGGCTACGCGGACCCCAAGACCGACTACAAGGAGAAGTACCGCGGCGGCGTGGTGTTCTGGAAGTTCGACAAGGCCAAGGGCCGGATCGACAAGTCCAGCTCGTTCATGATGGAGTTCCCGCCGTACACGCAGGACCTCGCCGACGCCGGCAAGAAGGTCAGCGACGGCTACGCGTTCTTCAACTCGATCAACACCGAGCTGTCGTGGGGCGGGGACATGGAGGGCAACCCGCCCATGGAGTCCGGCATGTCGCAGAACGACATGGACTACATGCACATCGTCAACTGGCGGAAGGCCGAGGAGGTCATCAAGGCCGGCAAGTTCGAGATGATGGGTGACATGAAGGTCATCCGCCTGGCCACCGCGGTCAGCGAGGGGCTCCTGTACTTCGTGCCCGAGCCCAAGAGCCCGCACGGCGTCGACGTGACGCCCGACGGCGCCGAGATCGTCGTCGGCGGCAAGCTCGACACCCACGGCACCGTCTACAACTTCGCCAAGATGAAGGCGCTGATGGACGCCGGGACGTTCGACGGCAAGGACGACTGGGGCGTCCCGATCCTGTCGTACAAGGACTCGATCCGCGGCCAGGTCGAGCTCGGGCTGGGCCCGCTGCACACGCAGTTCGACGACAAGGGCTTCGCGTACACGTCCTTGTTCATCGAGAGCGCGGTGGCCAAGTGGTCGCTGGCGGACCTCAAGGTCGTCCAGAAGCTGCCCAGCCACTACAACATCGGCCACCTGCTGGCCGCCGAGGGCGACACGGTCAGCCCCGACGGCAAGTACCTCATCGCGATGAACAAGTGGGCGATCGATCGCTACACCAAGGTCGGCCCGCTCCTGCCGCAGAACTTCCAGCTGGTCGATCTGTCCGGCCCGGAGATGACGCTCCTCTACGACATGCCGATCCCGCTGGGTGAGCCGCACTACGCCCAGATGATCAAGGCCGACAAGCTCCACCCGGTCGACGTCTACAAGCCGGGCGAGGATCCGATCACCGGCGAGCTCGCGACCAACGCGGTCGAGGGCGGCAAGGAGCGGATCGAGCGCAAGCCCGACGGCGTCCACGTCTACATGACGGCGATCCGCTCGCACTTCACGCCCGACATCATCCGGGTCAAGGAGGGCGAGCTGGTCCACCTGCACCTGACCAACCTCGAGCAGGCGTACGACGCGACCCACGGCTTCGCGATCAACTCGTACAACATCAACGTCAGCGTCGAGCCGGGCGAGCACTCGGACATGACGTTCCTGGCCGACCGGGCCGGCGTGTTCCCGATGTACTGCACCGAGTTCTGCTCGGCGCTGCACCTCGAGATGGCCGGGTACCTCCTCGTCGAGCCCAAGTGAGCCGAGGCCGTGCCGTGCGCCTGTCCCTGGGCCTGTCCGCGCTGGCCGCGCTGTCCGCGCTCGGTCCGCTCGGCGGCTGCGCCCCGAGCCGGGCGGTCGCCGACGACGCGACGATGACCGAGGCGGTCTCGCCGCCCCGGCCCGCGGGTTGTCAGGAGCTGGCGGACGGCGCGGCGCTGCAGGCCGCGGTCGACGCGGCCGCGCCCGGGGCGGCGCTGTGCCTGGCGCCGGGGCGCTACCCGGGCCCGCTGGTGATCGCGCGCCCGGTGACGCTGTGGGGCCCGCCGACCGCGGCGATCACCTCCGACGGCACCGGCACGACCGTGCGGGTGCAGGCGGCCGGGGCCCGGCTGCTCGGCGTGACCGTCGACGGGTCGGGCGGGCGCTACGACAAGCTCGACGGCGCGGTCCTGGTGAGCGCCGACGACGTCGTGGTCGAGGGCGTGACGATCGTCAACGCGGTCTACGGGCTGCTGGTCGAGAAGGCCCACCGGGTCCGGATCCACGGCAACCACGTCCGCGGCGGCACCGATCCCTCGATCGGCCTGCGCGGCGACAACGTGCGGATCTGGGAGACCTCGGACTCCGAGATCTCGAACAACCTGCTCGAGGACGGCCGCGACATGGTCGTCTGGTACTCGCGCAACAACCGCGTCGTCGGCAACCGGATCGTCCGCAGCCGCTACGGCACGCACTTCATGTACAGCCACGACAGCGACGTCGAGGACAACCGCTACCTCGACGTCACCGTCGGCGTGTTCGTCATGTACAGCCACGACGTCACGCTGCGCGGCAACGTGATCGCCAACGCCGCCGGCGCCGCCGGCATGGCGATCGGGCTCAAGGACTCCGGCACGGTGACGATCGCCGACAACCTGCTGGTCCACGATCAGATCGGCATCTACCTCGACGGCACGCCGCAACGCCCGACGGAGCGGATGACGATCCGCGGCAACCAGCTGCGGCTGTGCCGCACCGCGCTCGTGTTCCACGCCAGCGCCCACCACACCGACGTGCTCGACAACGACTTCGCCGGCAACGAGGTCCAGAGCCGCGTCGACGGCGGCGGCGACGCGCTCGACGTGACCTGGGCCGGCAACTACTTCGACGACTACACCGGCTACGACCTCGACGGCGACGGCACCGGCGACGTGCCGTTCGAGCTGCGCTCGTTCGCGGGCACGCTGATCACCGCGCACCCCAACCTGGGGTTCTTCGACGGCACCCCGGCGCTGGCCCTGGCCGACGCCGCCGCGCACCTCGATCCGCTGTTCCGGCCCAAGCCGGTGCTGATCGATCCCAGGCCGCGGATGCAGCCGACGGCCAGCCACGCTGGCCGCGGGGAGGACTGACGATGGAGCTCCAGCTGCGCAAGGTCGGCAAGCGCTTCGCCCGCACCCAGGCGCTCGTCGACGTCGACCTGACGATCGCCAGCGGCGCCAAGGTCGCGCTGCTCGGGCCCAACGGCTCCGGCAAGACCACGCTGACCCGGGCGATCATGGGCCTCCTGCGCTGCGACGGCGACATCGCGATCGACGGCCGGCCGATGACCGATCGGATGCAGATCGCCGGGCGGCTGGCGTACGTGCCGCAGATCGCGCCGCTGATGGCGGCGTCGGTCGGCGAGATCGTGCGCGCGGTGTGCGAGCTGCGCGGCCTGGCCGCGGCCGACGTCCGCGCGCTCGCGGTCGAGCTCGGCCTCGAGTTCGACGCCATCGGCGGCCGGGCGCTGCGGGCGCTGTCGGGCGGCATGCGCCAGAAGCTGCTCCTGGCCCTGGCGCTGGCCAGCAAGGCCGAGCTGCTCATCCTCGACGAGCCGACCGCCAGCCTCGACGCCGCGGCCCGGGCCCGCTTCCTCGACCGGTTCGCGGCCGCGACCAAGGACGCCACCGTGATCCTGTGCTCGCACCGGCTCGACGAGCTCCGGGCCCTGGTCGACCACGTCGTGGTCATGGCCGAGGGCCGGGTCGCCCACGACGGCCCGGCCGCCGCGTACCTGGCCCAGCGCCTGGCCGCGGTGATCGAGCTGCGCTACCGCGGCGACGATCCCAGCTGGCTGCGCGACCACGGCTTCCGCCCCGGCGTCGGCGGCTGGTGGAGCCGCGCGGTGTCGCCGAGCGACAAGCTGGCGCTGATCCCGGCGGCGCTGGCCGCGCTGGGCGGCGCGGTCGACGATCTGGTCGTCCGCGACACCGATCGCCTCGAGCTCGAGGAGGCGCGCGATGCCGCGTGACCGCCGCACGCCCTGGGGCGCGCTCGTCGGCCTGGCCCTGCTCGCGGCGGTGGCGGCGCTGATCGTCGTCGTCGTGCGCGGCGGCGACCGCGTGCCCGACGGGCCGGTGCCGGTGGTGTGGAACAAGGAGAGCTGCGCGCACTGCCGGATGGCGGT harbors:
- a CDS encoding protein kinase — translated: MDPNYPGGPPPPDPIIGLTIGNYQVRQKLGEGGMGSVYLAEHPHIGKKVALKVLHAEFASNTDVVTRFFNEAKAVNDIGHPNIVDVIDYGVLQTGPTGEGLVYFIMEFLPGLTLGQLLQREAPLAPERALGIALQVSDALAASHKNNIVHRDLKPDNIILIQRGREHDFVKLLDFGIAKLTGDQPGSRRTRTGLVMGTPAYMSPEQCEGRGNVDHRSDIYALGVVLYEMITGRVPFFGEGYGEVLVQHLTAAPPPPSTIRGIIPPHVEQVILKALEKRPEMRFPTMDEMSKAMADPVGYVEAHGGIGQFLATPLVPTNDPIPMVSRLTPSPLISPLTPVPGQMTTPTTLGGAAGTAITERRKKPLGLFIGIGVALAAAAVAVVVVTSGGGSGSGSTDPGTGTSAGLQPGTGTAVEPGTGTADPGTGTAGTDPGPGTAGTGTADPGTGTADPGTGTADPGTGTADPGAGSGTAGAGTGTADPAGGSQVAAKISITVASSPSGAWVTFGDETDPRGKTPITFTVDKADADAIIEIDLRGYKVEERKVRLSGQVDLEVALSKARGSRPSGSNSGSGSGSSAGSSAGSGSSTGPVGDDMMDPFAKKKTK
- a CDS encoding D-alanyl-D-alanine carboxypeptidase, yielding MRATMFVTSVLAVGIIFGAPGLRPAPANADKLSELPEIKSRSAVVLDADTGAEILAKDADSVRAIASTTKIFVAMAVRKHQLALDGWTEITQDDARAAKGGSRTRLDVGQSFRNHDLLRAMLISSDNRAPTALGRAAGMTRAQLIAEMNKLAKDLGLKKTKFTDSSGLRGNVSTAREMALALRAAHRDPVLAEIMGTTFYVVKSRSGMNKIPYGSTNQPMVAGTYKVTGGKTGFTRAAGYCYITAAEIGGHRYLISFLGADAKPTRFADFGRVAAWLDAGAPGAKVKPGSSQARAKASGARRRVTGTVKR
- the norR gene encoding nitric oxide reductase transcriptional regulator NorR, with product MTTRRRDNSDFAPLAEIAVDLAANLTAIDRYERLVDALQRFLPCDAVTLLRLDGHALTPVAARGLAPEAMARRYALAEHPRLAQILRAPGPIRFEDSHLPDPFDGLLLADPEGLSRVHACMGSPLTVAGELIGVLTVDALAPSAFDDLTDEQVATAAALTAACMRTSQLIDALEQVASRSTRVAADLLAEARARSRDDLVGASPAMRALRDDVAMSARTDLAVLISGETGVGKEVVARAIHAAGGRRDRPLIYVNCAALPESIAESELFGHVRGAFTGAIETRAGKFEVADGGTLFLDEIGELPLALQAKLLRAVQSGEIQRVGADHPIHVDVRLMAATNRDLPTEVAAGRFRSDLFHRLSVLPIAVPPLRDRADDVAILAGFFLDESRRRLGLGPIQLTGAARQAMSGYDWPGNVRELEHTLVRAALRAAGRGRGQPVTIDAEHLDLPRRTSSPAPLDAVGPLPLPLADAVDEFKRRQIKRAVEASGGNWAAAARMLGLDRGNLHRTAERLGLHA
- a CDS encoding c-type cytochrome, with the translated sequence MSTSKLLTLLAAAVLATACGSKSDPPPGPAPAPKPAPAPKPAGDATAKATELFATRCTPCHGALGKGDGVASKTLTPPPRNFTDAEWQASVTDDHIEKIIKYGGAAVGKSPAMPANPDLSDPAVVAALRAHIRELSGK
- the nosZ gene encoding Sec-dependent nitrous-oxide reductase; the protein is MRLPLSGLGWLTAGILVAACGGTKPSAPTGGGAAGGGITDLMKARGLSEADVAAALKTYTPTGKLDEYLTFASGGHSGQVIVIGVPSMRILKYIAVFTPEPWQGYGFDDQTKAILDQGKRFGKDVTWADTHHPALSESGGDYDGKYLFIGDKANARIALIDLADFTTKQIVTTELMVSDHGASFVTPDTDYVIETAQYAAPLGGGYADPKTDYKEKYRGGVVFWKFDKAKGRIDKSSSFMMEFPPYTQDLADAGKKVSDGYAFFNSINTELSWGGDMEGNPPMESGMSQNDMDYMHIVNWRKAEEVIKAGKFEMMGDMKVIRLATAVSEGLLYFVPEPKSPHGVDVTPDGAEIVVGGKLDTHGTVYNFAKMKALMDAGTFDGKDDWGVPILSYKDSIRGQVELGLGPLHTQFDDKGFAYTSLFIESAVAKWSLADLKVVQKLPSHYNIGHLLAAEGDTVSPDGKYLIAMNKWAIDRYTKVGPLLPQNFQLVDLSGPEMTLLYDMPIPLGEPHYAQMIKADKLHPVDVYKPGEDPITGELATNAVEGGKERIERKPDGVHVYMTAIRSHFTPDIIRVKEGELVHLHLTNLEQAYDATHGFAINSYNINVSVEPGEHSDMTFLADRAGVFPMYCTEFCSALHLEMAGYLLVEPK
- the nosD gene encoding nitrous oxide reductase family maturation protein NosD: MRLSLGLSALAALSALGPLGGCAPSRAVADDATMTEAVSPPRPAGCQELADGAALQAAVDAAAPGAALCLAPGRYPGPLVIARPVTLWGPPTAAITSDGTGTTVRVQAAGARLLGVTVDGSGGRYDKLDGAVLVSADDVVVEGVTIVNAVYGLLVEKAHRVRIHGNHVRGGTDPSIGLRGDNVRIWETSDSEISNNLLEDGRDMVVWYSRNNRVVGNRIVRSRYGTHFMYSHDSDVEDNRYLDVTVGVFVMYSHDVTLRGNVIANAAGAAGMAIGLKDSGTVTIADNLLVHDQIGIYLDGTPQRPTERMTIRGNQLRLCRTALVFHASAHHTDVLDNDFAGNEVQSRVDGGGDALDVTWAGNYFDDYTGYDLDGDGTGDVPFELRSFAGTLITAHPNLGFFDGTPALALADAAAHLDPLFRPKPVLIDPRPRMQPTASHAGRGED
- a CDS encoding ABC transporter ATP-binding protein, with amino-acid sequence MELQLRKVGKRFARTQALVDVDLTIASGAKVALLGPNGSGKTTLTRAIMGLLRCDGDIAIDGRPMTDRMQIAGRLAYVPQIAPLMAASVGEIVRAVCELRGLAAADVRALAVELGLEFDAIGGRALRALSGGMRQKLLLALALASKAELLILDEPTASLDAAARARFLDRFAAATKDATVILCSHRLDELRALVDHVVVMAEGRVAHDGPAAAYLAQRLAAVIELRYRGDDPSWLRDHGFRPGVGGWWSRAVSPSDKLALIPAALAALGGAVDDLVVRDTDRLELEEARDAA